The Myxocyprinus asiaticus isolate MX2 ecotype Aquarium Trade chromosome 19, UBuf_Myxa_2, whole genome shotgun sequence nucleotide sequence GATATGTATGGTGCCAAGTTTTTTTAACCTCTTGGTTATGGCTGCTCTTGAGAGGTAGCAGACCTAGATTATGAAAATGGTCTGTGGGACAAAGGACTAGTgcaatgacaacaacaacaacagaaaagtGCATCCAGCAATATTTTATCATAAAATACTTAATATTGCAGATATCTAATGTTGAAGTAGATTTATTCCCATAATAAACAGATTTGGGGATGATTCCCTCAGTAATTGGAGAATTTCTGGTAGTGATTTTTTTCACTTTCCTTTTTACATTTGTCTTTTCTGCAACATATTGTTTTTCTTGGTGAAGCCTTTATTGCTTAACTGGGTTAAATTGTTACACTGCATTTGCTGTGTCAGGTTACAGACGAGCCAAGGCTACGAGACAAACAAGACATGAAATAACATTGTgtcaataccttttttttttttatttataggcaAAGCTGTTGTGTTAAGGTCAAGGTTATGAACTTGCATACTTTCTGTATGGTCAGATATAACTGTGTCTTTTTTTAGTACCATTGCAAGATAATGAATGAATATTGGACAAACATTATCAAATAATCAAGAGGGTTGTGTGAAGTACATTAAGGTAGTCTGTAGATTTGCACTCGTGCATTTTTGTCTACTTGCTGTGTCATTATTAGGTCTTCCAGTGGTCAAAAAGGAGACACCGAAGAGTCTTGTAGAGACACCTTTGGTATGTGCGGGCTGTAAAGAAACTTTTTGAGTCTACTTGACCTTTGTTAACTGTTTTGTTGTCTTAGCTGCAGCAGTTTTCATAGtcatttcttttgtttgtttttttaaatatgacaaaatatttaACAGCTTGAAATATTGctaaaatatttgtctttttaattatgtatttttttaaaggacaTGATTATCTTTGGTTAAAGTTCAGAGCAAAGACAAAACAGCAATGAAGTGGTAGAGTCTATATTTACATGTGTCTTGCATAAGCATTTGAATTATGGCTGGATAATTATAGAGCTTATCTAAACCACAGTTAGCTGCATGAGTTAGCAGTATGATATTAGAATGTTGCAAGGTGAGTGGTGCCATTAAACATACACGTATCACAACCTTCAGCATTCAGTTACCAATGAACAATTTTACCTCTTATTTAAGGTTTAATTTTGTAACTGTGGCTGGTTCACTTTACCGTGCTGCTTATTTGAGCTACATAACAACTGTGTTTTGGTTAAGCAACTCAAACTCCACCCTTTCTCACACACAGCGAGAGCAACTACAGAACTCTCTGATTGTCTTTCAACAGACCTAATAAAAATTTGTTGTGATGCAAAACCACAGAGAAAGtctcaaacaaataaaaaaccacACAGGAAATTCACAGGAATACTGATAAAGCTCGATGCTAATCCATACACAAAGATGTACAACAGTTATCTGTATAAGCAGACAAGTTACATAATTGTTGACTAATTTACAAAACTGATTTAGTTCATTGTACTCTGTACATCTTTAAAGCATTAAAGCAGAAAATTCCTTCAATTACCTAATGCTTTTCTGAAggattacattacatttgtaATGTTTCAGTATTTTTGCTGCATAATTTTTGAAGACCAAGAATGAAGTTTCTGGATTCTGTGTGTTATTGCAACCATAAAAATCCACTTAGTAGTCACATTATAAAAAGCCTCAGTGTGGATGAAGATTTTGCTATGCATGTACAGATAAAATTACATACTCTAAAAAGCTGACATATAATATTGTTGTgcatattatatttacatttgaatATTATTAAATTCCATATGATGTATGGAGAATAACTACCTTtacaaacattataaaactaataaTTTGCTTTTGACAGCTATTTTCAGATATCTAAAAAACATTATCTAAAGTTAATTACACTAAAAAAAGAATTCAAAGCAACATGCTCTGAAAATAATTAAGAATGTTGTTCATCACAGGACATCCTTAAATGTTTCTTGTTCATAACTCAAAAACTTGATTAGTCTCCCTGGTAGAGGAAGAGTTTTGATTAGTCTCTGTCTGTGGACTCCCATCCGTTGACGAATCTTGAGTCTGCACAGATGCATCAATCTACAAGGAAGAACTGAAATAGAAAgagttcaggttacttaaaacattttacatttttagttctATTGAGTTTAAAACTTAATTAAACTGCCTTATGTGTCATTTGTTAATTCTGCAAATAAAGAGATCAAATAGAATGGTACATTACCATTTACCAAATagaatgcttaaagggatagttcacccaaaaatgatatttctctcaacatttactcaccctcttgccatcttAAACTCATTTCACTTTTTTTCTTCCTCcggggaacacaaactattttttAAGGAATTATGTATGAGGtcattttgtccatacaatgcaagtcaatggggtccaaaacgttCAAGCACCGAAaaggacaaaaaggcagcataaaagtaattcatacgactcgagtggtttaataagcgatacaatcactttgggtgagaaacaaagaaaaaatgcatTCCTTTTTTACCAAAACGCTTCCAGCTCTTCTATGTATGTTCAGACGAGAACTAACATGTGCTTCATACAACCGGAAGTGCTCACGTGAACATGCAAACACGCATGCGTCAAGTGGTGGTTGAATGAGCTTCTGTCATGAACCTGCATAGGAGAGCTGGGTGGAAGTGAAGAGTTTTgttgaaaaattaattaattttggttgtttctcacccaaagtgattgtttcgctttagaagacattaattaaaccacttgagtcgtatgaattacttttatgctggctttttGTCCTTTTCTGAGTTTGAAAGTTTTGGGCACtactgacttacattgtatggacaaaaagacctcatttttggttgaactactcctttaagagaTATAAACAGTATACTTACCTGATTTTTCTTTAATATGGGCCCAATCTGTGTTGCTGTCCAGGTGTTCAGTTATTCTTGAGCAAAGTTTAACATTACCCACATAGTCAAGTAACATATCTATGATGGGTCCCACCCAGCCGCAGGCTGAGGGAGCAGAGATTATCTCACaaaactgttaaaaaataaatgaatttaatttagaagaaaataatacattaaaatctaAAGAGACCATCAtcctttaaaacaaaacatatacctGTACACAGTAGTCTGATGGTtcatcatttaaataataaattgctTCTCTCCCATTTCCTCTTAGCTTTATGGGTGGATGTGTGTTACTGCCGTATTGACAGCTAAAACATGATAGTGCATCACAGCCGTGGTCCATTAGGTACTTAATCATTGCCAAGTGCTTCATGCAGAAAACCAAAACCGCAGGAAAGCTGGTGGAATGAGTTGGAAGCAGTGCATTGACATTGGCACCATGCTTAACCAGCAAGGTCACAATTTCCATACTTCCTTTCCTCACAGCCACTAGCAGGGGGTTGAAAATGTCCAGGTTTGGGTCGGCACCGGCCTCTAATAGCATAGCAGTTGCTTCAGTGTTTCTATTTACCACAGCCGAGTACAGAGCTGTGCTGCGACGATCTTCATACATCTTTGACCAACCATCTGACAGCCTGGCGTTGACATCAAATCCAGTCTCAATCAAGGTCTCTAGAACATCATCTCTGTTACGTTCTGCAGCAAGATGGATAGGACTAATGCCAGACCGTCTTACTTTTGCCATATTAGTGATAGGGATTAGCATGGAAACAATGCTGAGGAAGATGAGAAATAGAGATACAGTATTTAATTCCTCAAAAACAAATCAATACCTGGAATTGTAAGTGAAGAATCCTTAGTAAATCCTATTCTGTTAGTAAGCCTACCTTACTaacagaatagttcacccaaaaatgaaaatcctgtcttcatttactcaccctattgtCTTTCgaaagccatatgactttctttcttccgtagaaTACAAAAGATGTTCATAGTGCAATGTTCatatcttttccatacaaaagaCGTTAttggtgaccatggctgtcaagcaagattttcagtaaataattatttaaatttaaatctgtttctcacacaaagcaatcatatgtcttcagaaaacttgtaatattgtaatatagtatagtcatatggatgacttttatgaagcttttattgtatattttggAGCTTGTCCAaacctggtccccatccacttttattgtattcaggagagcagcgtgaacattctgctaaatgtttcctttggtgttccatggtGGAAAGAACACAGGTTTGGACTGACATGTGGgcgagtaactgatgacagaagttttatttttgggtgaataatcccagtagttgaatatgaaatgaactgTTCTACTGTAGAACTAACCTGTCATGACCATTCTTTGCAGCAACATGAATGGGAAGTAATCCAGTCTTGTTGGGTTTGTTAAGATCTGCTTTTCTTGACAGGAGTATCTCAACAGCTTCAACATGACCATTCTTAGAAGCCTCAAACAAGGCGGAGGCATCATCATTTGCCTGGGTATTGATATTTCCTCCTAAAGAAGGAACTGAGTTAATGCTTAATCACAAGATGTTTAGTAATCGCTAGAAATTATTTTCTTGTCTTAACATCATAATGATACTTACCTTTTACAATTAGGAAGTTAAGCACCTCAGCAGCGCCACACTGAGCAGCCACAAACAGAGGGTCAATGCCATAAACATTTCTGACCGAAAGCTTTGCCCCTGCTTGTAGCAACATCTTACAAATCTCTATGTTTTTGTTTCTCACTGCTTCATGTAGTGGAGTCCCACCTTGAGCACATGCTGTGGATGGTGAAGCTCCAAACCTCAAAAGAAGACCCACTATCTCTTCACTTGCTTTCTCGCATGCTATAAAAATCAGCAAAGTGATGCTTCAGGCCTCTTTCCATTCAGTTGTAGGCTACAGTTGGACTTCTCAAAACACAAAATACTTACCTTTGTGCAGCGGTGTCTCCCTCTGGTGATTTGCAATATTGGGATTAGCGCCTTCCTCTAAAAGGTGTTCGACACAAGAAAAGTTTTTGCAACTCACAGCCAGAAGAAGTGGCGTCTGATTATTATGTGTTCGTTTGTTGATTGTATCTGGACTGGCTGTGGGAAAGATGCAATACTGAACAACTATGTTGGATATGATTCTTGTCAATGTGATTTTTGAATCTTGCCTGGACATAATTCAGAACTGATTCATTTCTCACCTTTGAGCAAAATCTTAAGGCACTCAACATGACCATAGTATGCAGACTCATGAAGTGGTATCCAGCCATCTTTATTGGGTTCATCAAGTATTTTAGATTTGGAATGAATCATGTTTCTTAAAGCCTCTGCATCCCCTCTCAAAATGGCTGAGAGAAAAGGGTCTAAATCACTGAAAGAACGAACATGAAAGTGAGTCTTAAAAGTCTTGTGGATGagttttactccagtgaatatttctcagggtaagtTTATTTTAGATAGACAATTTCTAAATAACTAcgtaccttaaagtcttggctacaaataAAGCTACGAAAATGTTTCCCCCttggaaatatatacagtatatgagatcTTTCCAGTCACTCACTTCATAGGTTTCACTGTGACCCGTAGGTGTCCATTGTGCCCTGTCCAGGCAATCACCTTGCCATTGTCTTCACTGATAATATGGTTTATGCTATCTCTGttgatttttacacatttctcactaaaagtaaaacatttaataaagttacattcagaCTCAGTAATAATAGTGGTTTATTTGTCTAATTATTTGTTTACTTGAAGCATGTGGTAGTGCTGCATTACACCAGCAAAAAACAAATCACCTGGGAGGGTTGGCAGAGGCAGCAACAGGCGGGTTTGTTCGGTTAGGGTTGCATGGTGGCTGTCGTGTAGCTAAGGGGGCAGTTGGCTGTGTGTGGGTATAGAATTGCCCATTCTGCCATGGAGTCATATTGGTATCAGCTAGACTTCGTTCAATAGCTAACTGCAACAGCTGTTCTTGAGACATGTGTGCGTAAGCACTGTAGTCATCTAGGTCATCATTTGTTGTCCTTGAGGCAGCCATTGTCACTCTGGCAGCTGCCATTTTGCACCTGGAATGGTAAAGTGCTCAGTCAAAATACCAACAAGACATACTTTAGAGATTtgataacacacaaacaaatgtagcACTGATTAGTCAGTGAATAATACTTGAAAATATTTCTACAAGGTTTACTTCTTGATTCAGAAACAATGCATTTGATGGTAAATTTCAAATTAAACTCCACACAACTAGCTCCTAACAGTTCTAATCCTAATGCTTAAGAAGTTGACCTACCTTTCTAAAGGATATCAATAGGAGTCTGCAGGGGAGGCCGCAGGGCGGTGTAAGTTTGTAAGGATAATTCTGATCTTAAGAAGTCCTCCTTCTCAACTGAGCTTTATTGCCGTGTGCTGTCTTTATGAAGAGTCTGGATATAGGTCTTGATTTCATATCATGGGGTAAACAAACTGATTACTTTATTAATATCTTTGCTTAGCTAGTGTGATTACGAGAGCATGTCTGGTTTAAATGTAGCGTGATCTTTTCATGTGGGCCAAGAAACTGCAAGAGAAGATCTACCATAGTATTACAAAAGGTTTACTACCATATTATTACAAAAGATTTACTAAGTTTTGGGTGTATGTGAGTATTTTTCCATTAAACTGCAAAATAGACCCTAATGGGCTTCCCTGAATGGGctactataaataataaatagaggTACAAATTTAGCAATACTGCAATTCATTCAATGATtaaatatgcaatttcaagaatATTATACTAGTTTGCATTATAGACATTTTCTGAAACAATTTAAACATGTTGTAACATGCAGAACATACACAGGTGTGCTACTAATGCACTGCAGCATGTcttgaaaatataatatttttgcctCTTGCACATCTGCATCTGCATCTGTGAAATgagatatatatatgtatatttatttatttttttgcatgaa carries:
- the LOC127409850 gene encoding ankyrin repeat and SOCS box protein 2-like produces the protein MAAARVTMAASRTTNDDLDDYSAYAHMSQEQLLQLAIERSLADTNMTPWQNGQFYTHTQPTAPLATRQPPCNPNRTNPPVAASANPPSEKCVKINRDSINHIISEDNGKVIAWTGHNGHLRVTVKPMNDLDPFLSAILRGDAEALRNMIHSKSKILDEPNKDGWIPLHESAYYGHVECLKILLKASPDTINKRTHNNQTPLLLAVSCKNFSCVEHLLEEGANPNIANHQRETPLHKACEKASEEIVGLLLRFGASPSTACAQGGTPLHEAVRNKNIEICKMLLQAGAKLSVRNVYGIDPLFVAAQCGAAEVLNFLIVKGGNINTQANDDASALFEASKNGHVEAVEILLSRKADLNKPNKTGLLPIHVAAKNGHDSIVSMLIPITNMAKVRRSGISPIHLAAERNRDDVLETLIETGFDVNARLSDGWSKMYEDRRSTALYSAVVNRNTEATAMLLEAGADPNLDIFNPLLVAVRKGSMEIVTLLVKHGANVNALLPTHSTSFPAVLVFCMKHLAMIKYLMDHGCDALSCFSCQYGSNTHPPIKLRGNGREAIYYLNDEPSDYCVQFCEIISAPSACGWVGPIIDMLLDYVGNVKLCSRITEHLDSNTDWAHIKEKSVLPCRLMHLCRLKIRQRMGVHRQRLIKTLPLPGRLIKFLSYEQETFKDVL